A single genomic interval of Bacteroidota bacterium harbors:
- a CDS encoding Omp28-related outer membrane protein: protein MKYAKYLLILIIPMLLIFACDKIKEPYMKQDGGTVDTVACPVPTFPVNQNQIKKCLIEDYTGHKCVNCPEAAAIARDLKDTHGDSIVLMAIHSGFFAEPESGNFSLDLRNTTGDELHDYFGITNNPAGMFNRKNIGGSTIFEATSSWHAEVTEVLAMAPELDIQIIAYFSESTRKLCTHVQTEYLVNTNRNLKIAIYITQDSIYGYQKNNNSSYGSVPDITNYTFMHVLRGSVNGTWGAILSTGAVTAGTKKIVSYKTFLDPAWEDDLCNIVAVVYDSDTYEIVQVQEAKFTE, encoded by the coding sequence ATGAAATACGCAAAATACCTTCTGATACTCATTATTCCCATGCTGCTCATTTTTGCATGCGATAAAATTAAAGAGCCTTACATGAAACAGGACGGCGGCACTGTTGATACCGTTGCTTGCCCTGTGCCCACCTTTCCGGTCAACCAGAATCAGATTAAAAAATGTCTGATAGAGGATTATACCGGGCATAAATGTGTTAACTGCCCCGAAGCTGCTGCTATTGCACGCGATTTGAAAGATACACACGGCGATTCAATCGTACTGATGGCAATCCATTCAGGTTTTTTTGCTGAACCCGAATCCGGCAATTTCAGCCTCGACTTACGAAACACCACGGGCGATGAGTTACACGATTATTTCGGCATCACCAATAATCCCGCAGGAATGTTTAACCGCAAAAATATCGGTGGTTCAACAATATTCGAAGCCACCTCATCGTGGCATGCTGAAGTAACGGAAGTGCTTGCTATGGCGCCGGAACTTGACATCCAGATTATTGCTTATTTCAGTGAATCGACGCGAAAACTCTGCACCCACGTTCAAACAGAATACCTCGTGAATACTAACCGTAATCTTAAAATTGCCATTTACATTACTCAGGACAGCATTTACGGTTATCAGAAAAATAATAATTCCAGTTACGGCAGCGTTCCCGACATTACCAATTATACCTTCATGCATGTGCTGCGCGGTTCGGTAAACGGAACATGGGGCGCAATTCTTAGTACAGGCGCGGTAACCGCCGGAACAAAGAAAATTGTATCATACAAAACATTCCTTGACCCCGCATGGGAAGACGACCTCTGCAACATCGTTGCCGTTGTTTACGACAGCGATACCTATGAAATAGTTCAGGTGCAGGAAGCCAAATTCACGGAATAG
- a CDS encoding Nramp family divalent metal transporter: MALISYKNFNRRRKYLLRNFVIFLAILGPGIITGSVDNDAGGITTYSIAGALYGYRLLWTMIPAFIVLLVVQEMNARMGIVTGKGLADLIRENAGVKVTFFIFIGLLIADIGNTTTEFAGVAGSLQVFNVSKYISVPIAAVMVWVLVVKGTYKIAERIFLIFSAFLLIYVVSALMGKPHWGEIGSAIIRPHMEFNTQYLAVVIGIVGTTIAPWMQFYMQSAVIEKGIKIEEYKYTIWDVTIGSLVTVIVAFFIIVACASTLFENGIVISEAKDAALALKPLAGNLASATFAFGLFVASIFSATILPVATAFYVCEAFGFEAGLDKKWDEAPEFYWLFTFIILIGAGIILIPNAPLILITLWSQVANGILLPVVLVCMILIVNKKEVMGKYVNKPMNNIIGWSTIVILIGLSVTLLITSFI, translated from the coding sequence ATGGCACTGATAAGCTACAAGAATTTTAACCGTCGCAGGAAATACCTTCTCAGGAACTTTGTTATATTCCTTGCCATTCTGGGCCCGGGCATCATTACCGGAAGTGTGGACAACGATGCGGGCGGCATCACTACTTATTCTATCGCTGGCGCATTGTACGGATACCGTTTACTCTGGACCATGATACCGGCATTTATTGTACTGCTGGTGGTTCAGGAAATGAATGCACGCATGGGCATTGTCACCGGCAAAGGGCTTGCCGACCTTATCCGCGAAAATGCGGGCGTTAAAGTGACCTTCTTCATTTTTATCGGTCTGCTGATTGCCGATATTGGTAATACAACCACTGAATTTGCCGGTGTGGCAGGCAGTTTACAGGTCTTCAATGTGAGTAAATATATCTCGGTACCTATTGCAGCAGTAATGGTGTGGGTACTTGTTGTAAAAGGCACCTACAAAATTGCCGAAAGAATATTTCTCATCTTCTCTGCCTTTCTGCTGATTTATGTGGTTTCAGCCCTTATGGGAAAACCCCACTGGGGCGAAATCGGAAGCGCCATTATCCGTCCGCACATGGAATTCAATACGCAATATCTTGCGGTTGTGATAGGCATTGTAGGCACTACGATAGCACCCTGGATGCAGTTTTACATGCAGTCGGCCGTAATAGAAAAAGGAATAAAAATAGAAGAGTACAAGTACACCATCTGGGATGTTACCATTGGCAGTTTGGTAACCGTCATCGTTGCGTTTTTTATCATCGTTGCGTGTGCTTCAACCCTTTTTGAAAATGGGATTGTTATTAGTGAAGCAAAAGATGCAGCCCTGGCATTGAAGCCCCTGGCGGGAAATCTGGCATCAGCCACCTTTGCATTCGGACTGTTTGTGGCGTCTATTTTTTCTGCTACAATCTTACCTGTTGCTACCGCTTTTTATGTGTGCGAAGCGTTTGGTTTCGAGGCAGGGCTTGACAAGAAGTGGGACGAAGCGCCGGAGTTTTACTGGCTGTTCACCTTTATAATACTGATTGGTGCCGGCATCATTCTGATTCCGAATGCTCCGCTGATTCTGATTACGCTATGGTCGCAGGTGGCTAACGGAATATTGCTTCCGGTAGTGCTCGTGTGCATGATACTTATCGTGAACAAAAAGGAGGTGATGGGAAAATATGTGAACAAACCCATGAACAACATCATTGGCTGGTCAACGATTGTTATTCTGATTGGTCTTTCCGTTACCCTGCTGATAACTTCTTTTATATAG
- a CDS encoding CBS domain-containing protein — protein MTSQKTFYLSQIIGSRVKDVNGIVIGRLKDLVVDISLVPSGEEEPVRPRVVAALIRAYNKNVYISYSDLSLVKKRSYEFVCTSFLEMPIGKNDNYLQLATSVLDKQIVDLNGRKLVRVNDVRLVNVPGGVFAIAVDVGLEGLLRRIGISTISRWAFSVFRANVPSHYIIWDDVEAIETSNLSIRLSKTSSRLHKLHPSDIADIIEEMGRTSATKVFESLDEEQAADVLEEMEPHTQAQIIESLPIEKAADVLEKMPADEVADLLDTLNDDRAEQLLNEMEKESSEEVRELLEYSKSEVGSLMTTDYMLFTESMSVLETLEELRRQKPEPARIYSLFVADKDERFIATVSLRDLVVSEPSVTLKDIMEEDAISLFDDDKIDSLAEIISKYNLLAIPVTDKEMKMQGMVVIDDIIEDLLDRRKTK, from the coding sequence ATGACATCTCAAAAAACCTTCTATTTAAGCCAGATTATTGGCTCGCGCGTCAAAGATGTGAACGGCATTGTAATAGGCCGTCTCAAAGATCTGGTGGTCGATATTTCGCTTGTTCCGTCAGGCGAAGAAGAACCGGTAAGACCACGGGTAGTGGCTGCGCTGATACGTGCATACAATAAAAATGTGTACATTTCGTATTCAGACCTTTCTCTTGTAAAGAAGCGCTCTTACGAATTTGTTTGTACTTCCTTCCTCGAAATGCCGATTGGTAAAAATGATAATTACCTTCAGCTTGCCACCAGTGTACTCGACAAACAGATTGTCGACCTGAACGGTCGTAAACTCGTTCGTGTTAATGACGTGCGCCTGGTAAATGTGCCCGGAGGTGTGTTTGCCATTGCAGTGGATGTCGGTCTCGAAGGCTTGCTGCGACGCATCGGCATCAGCACCATAAGCCGCTGGGCATTCTCTGTATTCCGCGCCAACGTTCCCTCTCATTATATTATATGGGACGATGTGGAAGCCATTGAGACCAGTAATTTGAGCATCAGGCTTTCAAAAACATCGTCAAGACTGCATAAGCTTCACCCATCTGATATTGCCGATATCATTGAAGAAATGGGCCGTACTTCAGCAACAAAAGTATTTGAATCTCTTGATGAAGAACAGGCTGCCGACGTTCTGGAAGAAATGGAACCGCATACCCAGGCACAGATTATTGAAAGTCTGCCGATAGAAAAAGCCGCCGACGTTCTTGAAAAAATGCCTGCCGATGAAGTCGCCGACCTGCTCGACACTCTCAACGACGACCGCGCAGAGCAGCTCCTGAACGAGATGGAGAAAGAATCGTCGGAAGAGGTCAGAGAACTGCTGGAATACAGCAAAAGCGAAGTGGGCAGCCTTATGACAACCGATTATATGCTGTTTACCGAATCCATGTCGGTACTGGAAACACTCGAAGAACTGCGCAGACAAAAACCCGAACCCGCACGAATCTATTCCCTCTTTGTGGCAGATAAGGATGAGCGTTTTATCGCTACCGTTTCACTGCGTGATCTGGTAGTGTCCGAGCCTTCGGTCACGCTGAAAGATATCATGGAAGAAGATGCCATCAGTCTTTTTGATGATGATAAAATTGACTCTCTGGCCGAAATTATTTCAAAATATAATCTTCTTGCCATTCCGGTAACGGATAAGGAAATGAAGATGCAGGGCATGGTTGTTATCGATGATATTATTGAAGACCTTCTCGACCGGAGAAAAACAAAATAG
- a CDS encoding T9SS type A sorting domain-containing protein: protein MRKIATLIALLFVLTKGYSQCTPDLTMTSPGIFPPALTTACVNSPYTDTVNIVFKEDTVLFGFTLAMDSVKVTNVLNLPAGMNYSCGNGSCKYICVPPQLTYGCLLIDGTPTTVVPTGHMIQINFTYWVTVPFVGGITVLDSVAVGLGVSDCSGIANVNNPEISIYPNPAQDQLLVQVGEDALSSDCTLRIYNANGQLVRTAKITELSSTIQLNDLNDGMYFVMLESGQRIIMREHLLIQK from the coding sequence ATGAGAAAAATTGCTACCCTGATTGCCCTGCTCTTTGTATTGACAAAGGGATATTCACAATGTACACCGGATTTAACAATGACGTCGCCGGGAATATTTCCGCCGGCCTTAACAACGGCATGTGTAAATTCACCTTACACCGATACTGTAAATATTGTTTTCAAGGAGGATACGGTCTTGTTTGGTTTCACGCTGGCCATGGATTCCGTTAAAGTAACGAATGTGCTTAATTTACCTGCCGGCATGAATTATTCCTGCGGCAATGGAAGCTGTAAATATATATGCGTGCCACCCCAGCTCACATATGGCTGTTTGCTTATTGATGGAACCCCCACAACAGTAGTGCCTACCGGGCATATGATTCAGATAAATTTTACATACTGGGTTACAGTTCCCTTTGTTGGAGGTATTACAGTATTGGATTCTGTGGCTGTTGGGCTTGGAGTAAGTGATTGCTCCGGTATCGCAAATGTAAATAACCCCGAAATAAGCATTTATCCCAACCCGGCACAGGACCAACTTCTTGTTCAGGTAGGAGAGGATGCCCTTTCTTCAGATTGCACCTTGCGTATATACAATGCAAACGGACAGCTGGTGCGTACAGCAAAGATTACCGAACTCTCGTCGACCATTCAACTGAACGACCTGAATGACGGAATGTACTTCGTTATGCTGGAGTCAGGGCAACGTATTATTATGCGCGAACATCTGCTTATTCAGAAATAG